The Corvus cornix cornix isolate S_Up_H32 chromosome 12, ASM73873v5, whole genome shotgun sequence genome includes a window with the following:
- the PTPDC1 gene encoding protein tyrosine phosphatase domain-containing protein 1 isoform X2: MAAGVLLQNELPYSSLIESSVYLANMNSGSSRRPTAKYTKVGERLRHVIPGHMQCSMACGGRACRYENPARWAEHEQAVKGLYSSWITDNILAMARPSTELIEKYNIIEQFERCAIKTVINLQRPGEHASCGNPLEQESGFTYLPEAFMEAGIYFYNFGWKDYGVASLTTILDMVKVMAFALQEGRVAVHCHAGLGRTGVLIACYLVFATRMSADQAILFVRAKRPNSIQTRGQLLCVREFSQFLVPLRNVFACCEPKAHAVTLSQYLTRQRHLLHGYESRHLKHVPKLIHLVCKLLLDLAENRQVIEAELLDIPDLSAEIEKTVSQLASTELERELARQDSDTSDSSHTHSSALESQDCPFSLGHECDSFCRRRNVECLQPLTHLRRRLSYSESDLRRTGFLLEQDDTVWTVPAQILVNNKQKENSGEECSATGEAKPQLELNKEALVHNTCTFWSQGKFSLDGRKDGSSLYHRRNSTKEIQRSRTFSSGLTSIHNPKETGVSRHNFANETGHRKDHKTNIYGRRVYLSEDSDSSSSSSKVNFSIGYESQGSRHVSETIPHIVVQSELSLEARRVLAAKALADINEFLGEDEVKQKVEMWQKELNSRDGAWDKICTERDPFILCSLMWSWIEQLKEPIISKDDIDMLAKNCTESQDALYLLRKEQCQTILCILHCVVNLQVLPADVEEALLARAIKAFTKTSFDSENGPYVYNTLKTVFKQALEEKRKRNKEGTENPS, from the exons ATGGCTGCAGGAGTTTTGCTGCAAAATGAACTACCATACTCCTCGCTGATAGAGAGCAGTGTGTATTTGGCAAATATGAATTCAG GGAGCTCCAGGCGCCCCACGGCCAAGTACACGAAGGTGGGGGAGCGGCTGCGCCACGTCATCCCCGGGCACATGCAGTGCTCCATGGCCTGCGGCGGCCGCGCCTGCAGGTACGAGAACCCGGCGCGCTGGGCCGAGCACGAGCAGGCTGTCAAGGGGCTCTACTCCTCCTG GATAACAGATAACATTCTGGCTATGGCTCGACCCTCGACAGAATTAATTGAAAAGTACAACATTATTGAGCAGTTTGAAAG ATGTGCCATAAAAACCGTAATTAACCTTCAGCGTCCTGGGGAGCACGCGAGCTGTGGGAAccccctggagcaggagagcGGCTTCACCTACCTTCCTGAGGCTTTCATGGAGGCTGGCA tttatttttataattttggaTGGAAGGATTATGGAGTGGCATCTCTCACGACTATCCTTGACATGGTGAAAGTGATGGCTTTCGCCCTGCAGGAGGGGAGGGTGGCTGTTCACTGCCACGCAGGACTTGGGAGGACAG GTGTTCTAATAGCTTGCTACTTAGTTTTTGCCACAAGAATGAGTGCTGACCAAGCAATTCTGTTTGTCAGAGCAAAAAGGCCCAACTCCATCCAGACCCGGGGGCAGTTACTGTGTGTCAGGGAGTTCTCCCAGTTCCTGGTCCCCCTGCGCAATGTCTTCGCCTGCTGCGAGCCCAAGGCGCACGCGGTGACCCTGTCACAGTACCTGACCCGCCAGAGGCACCTGCTCCACGGCTATGAGAGCAGGCACCTCAAACACGTGCCAAAACTCATCCACCTGGTGTGCAAGCTGCTGCTGGACCTGGCTGAAAACAGACAGGTGAtagaggcagagctgctggacatCCCAGACCTCTCAGCTGAGATTGAGAAGACCGTGTCCCAGCTGGCGTCCACGGAGCTCGAGCGGGAGCTGGCCAGGCAGGACAGCGACACGTCGGACTCGTCCCACACCCACTCCTCCGCTCTCGAAAGCCAGGACTGTCCCTTCTCCCTGGGACATGAATGTGACTCTTTTTGTAGAAGAAGGAATGTCGAATGCCTTCAGCCTCTTACTCATCTGAGAAGGCGTCTGAGCTACAGTGAGTCAGATCTCAGGAGAACTGGGTTTCTCTTGGAACAGGATGACACTGTCTGGACAGTGCCTGCTCAGATCTTAGTGAACAACAAACAGAAGGAGAACAGTGGGGAGGAATGTTCTGCCACAGGTGAAGCAAAGCCACAGCTGGAGTTAAACAAAGAAGCATTAGTGCATAACACGTGCACGTTCTGGAGTCAAGGGAAATTCAGTTTGGATGGACGGAAGGATGGCTCCTCACTTTATCACAGAAGGAATTCTACCAAAGAAATACAACGCAGCAGGACCTTTTCCTCAGGCCTCACATCCATCCACAATCCCAAGGAAACCGGGGTGTCGAGGCACAACTTTGCCAACGAGACTGGTCATAGGAAGGACCACAAGACCAATATATATGGCAGAAGAGTCTATCTCTCTGAGGACTCTGactcctcttcttcctcttccaaagTGAACTTTTCCATTGGATATGAAAGCCAAGGTAGCAGACATGTGTCAGAGACAATTCCACACATTGTTGTGCAGTCGGAGTTAAGTTTGGAAGCCCGAAGGGTTTTGGCAGCCAAAGCACTTGCAGATATAAATGAATTTCTGGGAGAGGATGAAGTGAAGCAGAAGGTAGAAATGTGGCAG aaagaaCTGAATTCTCGAGATGGAGCTTGGGATAAAATCTGCACCGAGAGAGATCCTTTTATCCTCTGCAGCTTGATGTGGTCGTGGATAGAGCAGCTGAAAGAACCTATTATATCCAAAGATGATATTGACATGCTGGCAAAAAATtgcacagaatcccaggatgcACTCTACTTGCTGAGAAAG GAACAGTGTCAGACTATCCTTTGTATTTTACACTGTGTAGTGAACCTGCAAGTGCTGCCAGCTGATGTGGAGGAGGCCTTACTTGCTCGTGCTATTAAAGCTTTCACCAAG ACAAGCTTCGATTCTGAGAATGGACCATATGTTTACAACACcttgaaaactgtatttaaacaagcactggaagaaaaaaggaaaaggaataaagaagGAACAGAGAATCCTTCTTGA
- the PTPDC1 gene encoding protein tyrosine phosphatase domain-containing protein 1 isoform X4 has translation MQPSPRRRSAVSIFSHFFQGRRHSSSDPLLRLSQRRRSSVVELLSSSTHRVMVALSSLSPEELDATFPEKKRSSRRPTAKYTKVGERLRHVIPGHMQCSMACGGRACRYENPARWAEHEQAVKGLYSSWITDNILAMARPSTELIEKYNIIEQFERCAIKTVINLQRPGEHASCGNPLEQESGFTYLPEAFMEAGIYFYNFGWKDYGVASLTTILDMVKVMAFALQEGRVAVHCHAGLGRTGVLIACYLVFATRMSADQAILFVRAKRPNSIQTRGQLLCVREFSQFLVPLRNVFACCEPKAHAVTLSQYLTRQRHLLHGYESRHLKHVPKLIHLVCKLLLDLAENRQVIEAELLDIPDLSAEIEKTVSQLASTELERELARQDSDTSDSSHTHSSALESQDCPFSLGHECDSFCRRRNVECLQPLTHLRRRLSYSESDLRRTGFLLEQDDTVWTVPAQILVNNKQKENSGEECSATGEAKPQLELNKEALVHNTCTFWSQGKFSLDGRKDGSSLYHRRNSTKEIQRSRTFSSGLTSIHNPKETGVSRHNFANETGHRKDHKTNIYGRRVYLSEDSDSSSSSSKVNFSIGYESQGSRHVSETIPHIVVQSELSLEARRVLAAKALADINEFLGEDEVKQKVEMWQKELNSRDGAWDKICTERDPFILCSLMWSWIEQLKEPIISKDDIDMLAKNCTESQDALYLLRKEQCQTILCILHCVVNLQVLPADVEEALLARAIKAFTKTSFDSENGPYVYNTLKTVFKQALEEKRKRNKEGTENPS, from the exons ATGCAGCCTTCCCCCCGCAGGCGCTCGGCCGTCAGCATCTTTAGCCATTTCTTCCAGGGGCGGAGGCATTCCTCCTCCGATCCCCTTCTCCGCCTGAGCCAGCGGCGCCGCAGCTCCGTGGTAGAGCTGCTCTCCTCGTCCACGCACCGGGTCATGGTGGCTCTGTCGTCGCTCAGCCCCGAGGAGCTGGATGcaacttttcctgaaaaaaaaa GGAGCTCCAGGCGCCCCACGGCCAAGTACACGAAGGTGGGGGAGCGGCTGCGCCACGTCATCCCCGGGCACATGCAGTGCTCCATGGCCTGCGGCGGCCGCGCCTGCAGGTACGAGAACCCGGCGCGCTGGGCCGAGCACGAGCAGGCTGTCAAGGGGCTCTACTCCTCCTG GATAACAGATAACATTCTGGCTATGGCTCGACCCTCGACAGAATTAATTGAAAAGTACAACATTATTGAGCAGTTTGAAAG ATGTGCCATAAAAACCGTAATTAACCTTCAGCGTCCTGGGGAGCACGCGAGCTGTGGGAAccccctggagcaggagagcGGCTTCACCTACCTTCCTGAGGCTTTCATGGAGGCTGGCA tttatttttataattttggaTGGAAGGATTATGGAGTGGCATCTCTCACGACTATCCTTGACATGGTGAAAGTGATGGCTTTCGCCCTGCAGGAGGGGAGGGTGGCTGTTCACTGCCACGCAGGACTTGGGAGGACAG GTGTTCTAATAGCTTGCTACTTAGTTTTTGCCACAAGAATGAGTGCTGACCAAGCAATTCTGTTTGTCAGAGCAAAAAGGCCCAACTCCATCCAGACCCGGGGGCAGTTACTGTGTGTCAGGGAGTTCTCCCAGTTCCTGGTCCCCCTGCGCAATGTCTTCGCCTGCTGCGAGCCCAAGGCGCACGCGGTGACCCTGTCACAGTACCTGACCCGCCAGAGGCACCTGCTCCACGGCTATGAGAGCAGGCACCTCAAACACGTGCCAAAACTCATCCACCTGGTGTGCAAGCTGCTGCTGGACCTGGCTGAAAACAGACAGGTGAtagaggcagagctgctggacatCCCAGACCTCTCAGCTGAGATTGAGAAGACCGTGTCCCAGCTGGCGTCCACGGAGCTCGAGCGGGAGCTGGCCAGGCAGGACAGCGACACGTCGGACTCGTCCCACACCCACTCCTCCGCTCTCGAAAGCCAGGACTGTCCCTTCTCCCTGGGACATGAATGTGACTCTTTTTGTAGAAGAAGGAATGTCGAATGCCTTCAGCCTCTTACTCATCTGAGAAGGCGTCTGAGCTACAGTGAGTCAGATCTCAGGAGAACTGGGTTTCTCTTGGAACAGGATGACACTGTCTGGACAGTGCCTGCTCAGATCTTAGTGAACAACAAACAGAAGGAGAACAGTGGGGAGGAATGTTCTGCCACAGGTGAAGCAAAGCCACAGCTGGAGTTAAACAAAGAAGCATTAGTGCATAACACGTGCACGTTCTGGAGTCAAGGGAAATTCAGTTTGGATGGACGGAAGGATGGCTCCTCACTTTATCACAGAAGGAATTCTACCAAAGAAATACAACGCAGCAGGACCTTTTCCTCAGGCCTCACATCCATCCACAATCCCAAGGAAACCGGGGTGTCGAGGCACAACTTTGCCAACGAGACTGGTCATAGGAAGGACCACAAGACCAATATATATGGCAGAAGAGTCTATCTCTCTGAGGACTCTGactcctcttcttcctcttccaaagTGAACTTTTCCATTGGATATGAAAGCCAAGGTAGCAGACATGTGTCAGAGACAATTCCACACATTGTTGTGCAGTCGGAGTTAAGTTTGGAAGCCCGAAGGGTTTTGGCAGCCAAAGCACTTGCAGATATAAATGAATTTCTGGGAGAGGATGAAGTGAAGCAGAAGGTAGAAATGTGGCAG aaagaaCTGAATTCTCGAGATGGAGCTTGGGATAAAATCTGCACCGAGAGAGATCCTTTTATCCTCTGCAGCTTGATGTGGTCGTGGATAGAGCAGCTGAAAGAACCTATTATATCCAAAGATGATATTGACATGCTGGCAAAAAATtgcacagaatcccaggatgcACTCTACTTGCTGAGAAAG GAACAGTGTCAGACTATCCTTTGTATTTTACACTGTGTAGTGAACCTGCAAGTGCTGCCAGCTGATGTGGAGGAGGCCTTACTTGCTCGTGCTATTAAAGCTTTCACCAAG ACAAGCTTCGATTCTGAGAATGGACCATATGTTTACAACACcttgaaaactgtatttaaacaagcactggaagaaaaaaggaaaaggaataaagaagGAACAGAGAATCCTTCTTGA
- the PTPDC1 gene encoding protein tyrosine phosphatase domain-containing protein 1 isoform X1, with translation MKGSALTHSFCRVTGTAMAAGVLLQNELPYSSLIESSVYLANMNSGSSRRPTAKYTKVGERLRHVIPGHMQCSMACGGRACRYENPARWAEHEQAVKGLYSSWITDNILAMARPSTELIEKYNIIEQFERCAIKTVINLQRPGEHASCGNPLEQESGFTYLPEAFMEAGIYFYNFGWKDYGVASLTTILDMVKVMAFALQEGRVAVHCHAGLGRTGVLIACYLVFATRMSADQAILFVRAKRPNSIQTRGQLLCVREFSQFLVPLRNVFACCEPKAHAVTLSQYLTRQRHLLHGYESRHLKHVPKLIHLVCKLLLDLAENRQVIEAELLDIPDLSAEIEKTVSQLASTELERELARQDSDTSDSSHTHSSALESQDCPFSLGHECDSFCRRRNVECLQPLTHLRRRLSYSESDLRRTGFLLEQDDTVWTVPAQILVNNKQKENSGEECSATGEAKPQLELNKEALVHNTCTFWSQGKFSLDGRKDGSSLYHRRNSTKEIQRSRTFSSGLTSIHNPKETGVSRHNFANETGHRKDHKTNIYGRRVYLSEDSDSSSSSSKVNFSIGYESQGSRHVSETIPHIVVQSELSLEARRVLAAKALADINEFLGEDEVKQKVEMWQKELNSRDGAWDKICTERDPFILCSLMWSWIEQLKEPIISKDDIDMLAKNCTESQDALYLLRKEQCQTILCILHCVVNLQVLPADVEEALLARAIKAFTKTSFDSENGPYVYNTLKTVFKQALEEKRKRNKEGTENPS, from the exons ATGAAGGGATCAGCTCTCACTCATTCTTTTTGCAGGGTAACAG GTACTGCAATGGCTGCAGGAGTTTTGCTGCAAAATGAACTACCATACTCCTCGCTGATAGAGAGCAGTGTGTATTTGGCAAATATGAATTCAG GGAGCTCCAGGCGCCCCACGGCCAAGTACACGAAGGTGGGGGAGCGGCTGCGCCACGTCATCCCCGGGCACATGCAGTGCTCCATGGCCTGCGGCGGCCGCGCCTGCAGGTACGAGAACCCGGCGCGCTGGGCCGAGCACGAGCAGGCTGTCAAGGGGCTCTACTCCTCCTG GATAACAGATAACATTCTGGCTATGGCTCGACCCTCGACAGAATTAATTGAAAAGTACAACATTATTGAGCAGTTTGAAAG ATGTGCCATAAAAACCGTAATTAACCTTCAGCGTCCTGGGGAGCACGCGAGCTGTGGGAAccccctggagcaggagagcGGCTTCACCTACCTTCCTGAGGCTTTCATGGAGGCTGGCA tttatttttataattttggaTGGAAGGATTATGGAGTGGCATCTCTCACGACTATCCTTGACATGGTGAAAGTGATGGCTTTCGCCCTGCAGGAGGGGAGGGTGGCTGTTCACTGCCACGCAGGACTTGGGAGGACAG GTGTTCTAATAGCTTGCTACTTAGTTTTTGCCACAAGAATGAGTGCTGACCAAGCAATTCTGTTTGTCAGAGCAAAAAGGCCCAACTCCATCCAGACCCGGGGGCAGTTACTGTGTGTCAGGGAGTTCTCCCAGTTCCTGGTCCCCCTGCGCAATGTCTTCGCCTGCTGCGAGCCCAAGGCGCACGCGGTGACCCTGTCACAGTACCTGACCCGCCAGAGGCACCTGCTCCACGGCTATGAGAGCAGGCACCTCAAACACGTGCCAAAACTCATCCACCTGGTGTGCAAGCTGCTGCTGGACCTGGCTGAAAACAGACAGGTGAtagaggcagagctgctggacatCCCAGACCTCTCAGCTGAGATTGAGAAGACCGTGTCCCAGCTGGCGTCCACGGAGCTCGAGCGGGAGCTGGCCAGGCAGGACAGCGACACGTCGGACTCGTCCCACACCCACTCCTCCGCTCTCGAAAGCCAGGACTGTCCCTTCTCCCTGGGACATGAATGTGACTCTTTTTGTAGAAGAAGGAATGTCGAATGCCTTCAGCCTCTTACTCATCTGAGAAGGCGTCTGAGCTACAGTGAGTCAGATCTCAGGAGAACTGGGTTTCTCTTGGAACAGGATGACACTGTCTGGACAGTGCCTGCTCAGATCTTAGTGAACAACAAACAGAAGGAGAACAGTGGGGAGGAATGTTCTGCCACAGGTGAAGCAAAGCCACAGCTGGAGTTAAACAAAGAAGCATTAGTGCATAACACGTGCACGTTCTGGAGTCAAGGGAAATTCAGTTTGGATGGACGGAAGGATGGCTCCTCACTTTATCACAGAAGGAATTCTACCAAAGAAATACAACGCAGCAGGACCTTTTCCTCAGGCCTCACATCCATCCACAATCCCAAGGAAACCGGGGTGTCGAGGCACAACTTTGCCAACGAGACTGGTCATAGGAAGGACCACAAGACCAATATATATGGCAGAAGAGTCTATCTCTCTGAGGACTCTGactcctcttcttcctcttccaaagTGAACTTTTCCATTGGATATGAAAGCCAAGGTAGCAGACATGTGTCAGAGACAATTCCACACATTGTTGTGCAGTCGGAGTTAAGTTTGGAAGCCCGAAGGGTTTTGGCAGCCAAAGCACTTGCAGATATAAATGAATTTCTGGGAGAGGATGAAGTGAAGCAGAAGGTAGAAATGTGGCAG aaagaaCTGAATTCTCGAGATGGAGCTTGGGATAAAATCTGCACCGAGAGAGATCCTTTTATCCTCTGCAGCTTGATGTGGTCGTGGATAGAGCAGCTGAAAGAACCTATTATATCCAAAGATGATATTGACATGCTGGCAAAAAATtgcacagaatcccaggatgcACTCTACTTGCTGAGAAAG GAACAGTGTCAGACTATCCTTTGTATTTTACACTGTGTAGTGAACCTGCAAGTGCTGCCAGCTGATGTGGAGGAGGCCTTACTTGCTCGTGCTATTAAAGCTTTCACCAAG ACAAGCTTCGATTCTGAGAATGGACCATATGTTTACAACACcttgaaaactgtatttaaacaagcactggaagaaaaaaggaaaaggaataaagaagGAACAGAGAATCCTTCTTGA
- the PTPDC1 gene encoding protein tyrosine phosphatase domain-containing protein 1 isoform X3 yields MQFFLTVLGSSRRPTAKYTKVGERLRHVIPGHMQCSMACGGRACRYENPARWAEHEQAVKGLYSSWITDNILAMARPSTELIEKYNIIEQFERCAIKTVINLQRPGEHASCGNPLEQESGFTYLPEAFMEAGIYFYNFGWKDYGVASLTTILDMVKVMAFALQEGRVAVHCHAGLGRTGVLIACYLVFATRMSADQAILFVRAKRPNSIQTRGQLLCVREFSQFLVPLRNVFACCEPKAHAVTLSQYLTRQRHLLHGYESRHLKHVPKLIHLVCKLLLDLAENRQVIEAELLDIPDLSAEIEKTVSQLASTELERELARQDSDTSDSSHTHSSALESQDCPFSLGHECDSFCRRRNVECLQPLTHLRRRLSYSESDLRRTGFLLEQDDTVWTVPAQILVNNKQKENSGEECSATGEAKPQLELNKEALVHNTCTFWSQGKFSLDGRKDGSSLYHRRNSTKEIQRSRTFSSGLTSIHNPKETGVSRHNFANETGHRKDHKTNIYGRRVYLSEDSDSSSSSSKVNFSIGYESQGSRHVSETIPHIVVQSELSLEARRVLAAKALADINEFLGEDEVKQKVEMWQKELNSRDGAWDKICTERDPFILCSLMWSWIEQLKEPIISKDDIDMLAKNCTESQDALYLLRKEQCQTILCILHCVVNLQVLPADVEEALLARAIKAFTKTSFDSENGPYVYNTLKTVFKQALEEKRKRNKEGTENPS; encoded by the exons ATGCAATTCTTTCTTACCGTTTTGG GGAGCTCCAGGCGCCCCACGGCCAAGTACACGAAGGTGGGGGAGCGGCTGCGCCACGTCATCCCCGGGCACATGCAGTGCTCCATGGCCTGCGGCGGCCGCGCCTGCAGGTACGAGAACCCGGCGCGCTGGGCCGAGCACGAGCAGGCTGTCAAGGGGCTCTACTCCTCCTG GATAACAGATAACATTCTGGCTATGGCTCGACCCTCGACAGAATTAATTGAAAAGTACAACATTATTGAGCAGTTTGAAAG ATGTGCCATAAAAACCGTAATTAACCTTCAGCGTCCTGGGGAGCACGCGAGCTGTGGGAAccccctggagcaggagagcGGCTTCACCTACCTTCCTGAGGCTTTCATGGAGGCTGGCA tttatttttataattttggaTGGAAGGATTATGGAGTGGCATCTCTCACGACTATCCTTGACATGGTGAAAGTGATGGCTTTCGCCCTGCAGGAGGGGAGGGTGGCTGTTCACTGCCACGCAGGACTTGGGAGGACAG GTGTTCTAATAGCTTGCTACTTAGTTTTTGCCACAAGAATGAGTGCTGACCAAGCAATTCTGTTTGTCAGAGCAAAAAGGCCCAACTCCATCCAGACCCGGGGGCAGTTACTGTGTGTCAGGGAGTTCTCCCAGTTCCTGGTCCCCCTGCGCAATGTCTTCGCCTGCTGCGAGCCCAAGGCGCACGCGGTGACCCTGTCACAGTACCTGACCCGCCAGAGGCACCTGCTCCACGGCTATGAGAGCAGGCACCTCAAACACGTGCCAAAACTCATCCACCTGGTGTGCAAGCTGCTGCTGGACCTGGCTGAAAACAGACAGGTGAtagaggcagagctgctggacatCCCAGACCTCTCAGCTGAGATTGAGAAGACCGTGTCCCAGCTGGCGTCCACGGAGCTCGAGCGGGAGCTGGCCAGGCAGGACAGCGACACGTCGGACTCGTCCCACACCCACTCCTCCGCTCTCGAAAGCCAGGACTGTCCCTTCTCCCTGGGACATGAATGTGACTCTTTTTGTAGAAGAAGGAATGTCGAATGCCTTCAGCCTCTTACTCATCTGAGAAGGCGTCTGAGCTACAGTGAGTCAGATCTCAGGAGAACTGGGTTTCTCTTGGAACAGGATGACACTGTCTGGACAGTGCCTGCTCAGATCTTAGTGAACAACAAACAGAAGGAGAACAGTGGGGAGGAATGTTCTGCCACAGGTGAAGCAAAGCCACAGCTGGAGTTAAACAAAGAAGCATTAGTGCATAACACGTGCACGTTCTGGAGTCAAGGGAAATTCAGTTTGGATGGACGGAAGGATGGCTCCTCACTTTATCACAGAAGGAATTCTACCAAAGAAATACAACGCAGCAGGACCTTTTCCTCAGGCCTCACATCCATCCACAATCCCAAGGAAACCGGGGTGTCGAGGCACAACTTTGCCAACGAGACTGGTCATAGGAAGGACCACAAGACCAATATATATGGCAGAAGAGTCTATCTCTCTGAGGACTCTGactcctcttcttcctcttccaaagTGAACTTTTCCATTGGATATGAAAGCCAAGGTAGCAGACATGTGTCAGAGACAATTCCACACATTGTTGTGCAGTCGGAGTTAAGTTTGGAAGCCCGAAGGGTTTTGGCAGCCAAAGCACTTGCAGATATAAATGAATTTCTGGGAGAGGATGAAGTGAAGCAGAAGGTAGAAATGTGGCAG aaagaaCTGAATTCTCGAGATGGAGCTTGGGATAAAATCTGCACCGAGAGAGATCCTTTTATCCTCTGCAGCTTGATGTGGTCGTGGATAGAGCAGCTGAAAGAACCTATTATATCCAAAGATGATATTGACATGCTGGCAAAAAATtgcacagaatcccaggatgcACTCTACTTGCTGAGAAAG GAACAGTGTCAGACTATCCTTTGTATTTTACACTGTGTAGTGAACCTGCAAGTGCTGCCAGCTGATGTGGAGGAGGCCTTACTTGCTCGTGCTATTAAAGCTTTCACCAAG ACAAGCTTCGATTCTGAGAATGGACCATATGTTTACAACACcttgaaaactgtatttaaacaagcactggaagaaaaaaggaaaaggaataaagaagGAACAGAGAATCCTTCTTGA